The genome window TCTATGACAACCAATTTTTTAATGTTGTCATCAAGTAAGTAATATTTCTGAATGGGTTGATCAGTTATAGcaataaataaaaatgttaaaacaTTTTAGAACAAGAATGTAAAGGAGATGAAAACTGGCATGAAGGGTGACGGAAAGGCTGTTGATGTGCATTTATTTCCCAAGTCTATCTCCAATTCCTCCTGGAAATTTTCTACTGGGTGCAAATTCTTCATAGGTTTTGAATTCTGCACCACACCACCTCTTACATAAAATAATTTATACTTATCATTTTCTTTGGTGTATTTGTTTTACCTTAAATTTGTGGGGGGTTTTAAGTCTTGGACCTTTACTGCATTAGGACCTTTTCCCTCATGTATTCTATCAAAACATGATTTGATCATTTAGATTTCCCTCAATGTAATCCATTTTATTGAGACTAATCTCATATTCTTTGTGTCCTCTCCATAGATAGCACTTGTTCGCTCCACCTCACATTGTCTCAGTCTAGTTCCTATCCTCTCTCTGCCTGAGGCATTTTTGTATTTGTCTCTTGTTTGCAGTTCTCTATTCTTTTTATGCATCTGGGGCTCTGTTGACCTTTAGGTCAGTCAGTGGTGCAGCAGCTAGTGCTATTACCTCTGTGCTCAAGCAACACAGTTTGGATCTTGGTATGCACAAAATTTGCATATTTGTCCTGTGACTAGGAGTTTCCCTCCAGAGCTTTGTTTTTTCCCCCACTCCCAAAGATTAGCAAACGGTTATTAGAAAATTACTCTAGTGCAGATAGGTGTCAGGAGAATTGGGTAAAGTTGATGGACGTGCTAGGGTGAATGGGGCAGATGAGAATGCCCCGAGAGGCGGCATTGACAATGCGGTCGGTGTGAACCACCTACTCCTGTCTCACGAGTACATGTGAAATATGAAATTCATTACTATGGTTGGAGCCCAGGACCACAGGCCGAAAAGATGGCTGCGCCGCCAtgcggctgcggctcgccggcagtttgtctgtttgtcttttttctttttttgtctatgtgttagtgttagatgtgtgtagtGGTCTATTTTtaactgtgtatatgtggggggtggtggggggctgggggaaacctttgttttttaaatctcttcctcgatggagatgcgacccttttccgAGTGGTATCTCCgtggcgctgcggcctaacaccgtggagtgggcggcctccagctgggatagatcccgagggctccagtcgcagggccaggacttaccatctcggagctgGCTGACATTCGGAGGCTGCAGCTTTACCTCCGGAGGCTCGGCCATGCGCCCtgtggactgcaacatcgggagctcgcaggtccctggctggcaaccGGCTCCAGCCATGGCGGCTTCGACCACCCCGTAGGAGGGCTTGATCGACCCGCTTGCAGGACCGTGGCCTGgcgcggcacggccgcggggccttccatcgcccagcgcggctcggccgcgggactttccatcgcccggcgcggctcggccgcgggactttccatcgccctgcacggctcggccgccggggccttccatcgcccggcgcggctcggccgcgggaccttccatctccttgcggggactgcgtgagtcgggagcctcggtcaccttggcagaagtcgaactatctgtccgtgggagaagcatgggggaagagagaagacattttcttgccttccatcacagtgagggggtgtctggaggaatcactgtgatggatgtttgtgttaaaattgtgtgtcttgtgtcatttactctgtactgttgtggctgcgtggcaaatgattttcgttcaattcattttgaatgacaataaaggtaattcagattcagattcaattCTGCAATGCACACATTCTTAAGCAGTATCTCACTGCTTGGCTTTTCATCATCAGCAATATTAAATGACACAAGAACTTGAAAATaggaattcataagttcataagcgataggagcagaattaggctaatttagcccatcaagtctactccgccattcaatcatggctgatctatctctccctcctaatcccattctcctgccttctccccatcacatgttaaacaaaaatctatctatctctatcacgCCTTAaatttatccattgacttggcctccacagccttctgtggcaatgaattccacagattccccattgTGGGGCACGGGGAGAAAGGAGTTGTCAATGATTCCGGTCAAAAGCTTGCATCATCTGACTCTCCAAGAACAGTTTCTCCCCATGTACTGCACTAACACCTTTATTTTTAAGGATTTAAACTCTTGTGTATCTTAACTAGAATCTTAAATATAAATTTTCTTAGTCTCTTTTCTTATTAATGGTTTCAAATTCACCTAAGGCCCGTCCAGTTAGTTATAAAGATTGAATATTAATTTTATATTTCAAGTTTTACTTATGAAGCAAAAATTTAatctaactttaaaaaaatcttataaTCTTGCCTGGTTCTTTAAAAGAGTTGTGTGCAATATTTTCCCCAGATGTTTTCAGGGCTTCAAGGGGAAAAAAGGGATGCGACTAgtttgattagacaatagacaataggtgcaggagtaggccattcggcccttcaagccagcagcgccattcaatgtaatcatggctgatcatccacaatcagtgccccgttcctgccctctccccataccccctgactccactatccttaagagctctatctaactctctcttgaaagcatccagagaattggcctccactgccttctgagacagagaattccacaggtttacaactgagtgaaaacgtttttcctcatctccattctaaatggtctaccccttattcttaaaccgtggcccctggttctggactcccccaacattgggaacatatttcctgcctctagcgcgtccaatcccttaataatcttgcatGTTTCAATAGTGTTGTGTAATAATATTGTTGTGATCGATAGTGTCTTTGAGACCCTGAACAATTCCAGGCCACGATCATCAGACCAAATAGAATGCCAGGAATATGGAACTAGAAAATACATACCTATACAATTATTGGTAGTGAGCTTTAAATATTAGGGtgcaaaggtttaagatgagaggggaaagattaaataggaaccagaggggcaacattttcacacagaggtggtgggaatatggaagaaGAGGATTTCTTTGAAAGTGACTTAGAGTTTGTGCAATTGGAACCACTCACTGGCTCCTCTGTACCCTCACACCAAcagttacaacaacaaaaaacctgTTAACCAATTACTGCACAAATCAAGcaaattttttaaatatttttttgcaaataGAACTGAGATACTGACCTCTACTAATGGTCTAGGTTTCTGTTCCACTGAGAACTTGAAGTGACAGAGTTCACAGTAACTGGTGTTTGAAGAAGAAAGCCAGCGCTCCAAACAGCTCCTATGAATAGTTCCCAGAGTCCCTGTACATTCACAAGGGGAGAGCAAGTCTTCCTGATTGCTGCCTTCATGACAAATCCTACACATAGGCCAGTCATTGAATGTGCTGCAAAGGAAATAGGTTAATTGTCAGTGTCTGAAACTTAAAGATAACGCACGTGTGAATCATGGCAGTTGTATTAATATCAGGATGTTTTAAATAAACCATCACCAGAATATACAGCAGTTCTCCCCATATCTTGAAAGATTATTTAAGTATATATTATTGAGTAAAAATAAGCCATTTATTTGCAATAGACCTTTGAAATAATATTTGCCGATAAATTACATTTTACTGAAGCAATAATAGAAGAGGTTCTGTGATCTGAACCCATACATGAAAATGAAAATGTCCCCAAATCCTGCTGTAGTATGGCAAAGTGGCAGAGGCAATAGATCTGAATCTAGTCTCCGTctagtttagattttagttttaattttagagatactgcgtggaagcaggcccttcggcccaccgagacggaACCGACCaggaatccccacacattaacactatccgacacacactatggactatttacacttataccaagccaatttacctacaaacctgtatgtctttggagtgaggaaggaaaccgaagatcttggagaaaacccacggagaacGTAAAAAAtctgtacggtagcgcagcggtagagttgctgctttacagcgaatgcagcgccggagactcaggttcgatcctgactacgggtgctgcactgtaaggagtttgtacgttctccccgtgacctgcgtgggttttctccgagatcttcggtttcctcccacactccaaagacgtacaggtatgtaggttaattggctgggtaaatgtaaaattgtccctggtgggtgtaggatagtgttaatgtacgggaatcgccgggcggcacggacttgtagggccgaaaaggcctgtttccggatgtatatatatgatatgatatgatatgacagcacccgtagtcggaatcgaacccgggtttcctgcactgcaaaacagcaactctaccactgcaccaccatgccgcccttttcaTTGTATCCCAGTACACATAagttttatgttgcgtgctatccaattacagaaagactatgcatgattacaatcaagctgtccacaatatACAGattcagggtaaagggaataacatttagtgcaagataaagtccagtaaagtctgattaaagatggtccggGGGTCTCAAAtgagttcaagggtctccaatgaaatcTGAGAGTATCCAATATTCACTGCACAAAACACGTTTACTGTAGAATAGGTTTACATAAGCAGCTTCCATTATATATCAAATTCTCAAATTTAAAATAGAAGTCAACAGGAAGTTTCCCAGAGGGAAGTTAATTATAGATACCAAATAAATGATGCAGTAACGAAACTGTAGCACAACAATACACATGCCTTCAGCCTACAAAATTATTCCCAGACGAATCAGATTTTAATCCTTTGCCTGTGGCTCCAAGCATCCCACATGAAATGATACTGGCTGAGTCCACTTGAAAACTATGCTAATTTGTCATCATTCTAATACAAAATTATCTCCAAAACAGAGCAATTAGAACAAGGCTGGAACTTGTATTGCATTTACCTGTCTCACAATGGGTGCTGCAGTATAAAGACACTTCACATTGATAAATCACAGTATGTATGTTTAAAGAACAACTAAGGAAATACACGACAAAAATGAAACAGTTTTCTCACAAAATATGCAATCCTTTGCCATGAAATTTAATTGAACTTGTTGGAATTAGCATGGACGTTGATTTTTCAGGCTTGATTTTGAAGGTAAAGTGAAGTTTGCATCCTGAAAAATCTAGTCAATACCCAAGGTAAATATAATCTTGTGGAGACTTTGTCTGCTGTCCAAAGCACGGCAAAACTGAAAATCTGTTATCTGATTATTTGGAAACCCCAAAGTACAGGCACATTGCTTACTGGGTAATGTTTCCTGCTCCCTTCAAACTCACAGGCACCTCATTTCACATGCTCCCTTTAAATTTACTTGATTCTCTGGAAAATGTTATTACTGAGTAACTTTTAGAAAATGTGATTTCAAAGTGTGataagacacagaaagctggagtaactcagcgggacaggcagcatctctgtagagaaggaatgggtgactttttgggtcgagacccttcagactggtgtaAAGCGTGTGAATTTCAAAGTGTGTTTaggttactttagagatatagcatggaaacaggctaatcagcccaccgactccaccctgaccatcgatcatctgttcacactagttctgtgttattccactttcccatctactccctacacactagggggcaattttacagaaggcaattaacctacaaacttgcactttTTGGGATGTGGTAAGAAACCAGAGAAACCCATATGGTTGCAGggtgaaagtgcaaactccacacagacagcacccaaggtaggATTAAACCCACAGAATAACATTCGATACAGAAAATCTTCCCTTCGAGCACCAAAGTCTTGTGTATGCTGGATTAATGGAGATTTACTGTACAGGGTCAGGAACCTAACCAGTATTATAAATTATCCAGAAGCCAAAGGTGTACTCTGTATAATAAGATTACAGAGATAACAAGATAGTGATTGGAATGGGCCATCTTTTACATCAAACGTCAAAATGCATTTTACTTCGTTAGCAACACTCAAATGGTGTTATAGAAAACAATCTGTACCTGTGTGTGTTCGGCGTCTTGACCACCGTCTTTGAGAGcagctttctgtcctttgctgaaACTTGCATCACATACTGTGGTTGTCCATTCACCACACCAGCAGAATCTTCCACTGATTTCACTGAAGGAACCAAGCCAGTGCAGTCTGGAAGGACATCAGGCAGGCGAGTGTGATGGTTGGTCGTCATGGCAACAGACAATTAATCCCTCAGTGAGTGGGAACAGCAGACATATTTCCAGCTGGAAGAAAATGGGGGAAATACATTTAAATTATTAAACTCTGGGATGTACTGTTGCATGAAAATAACTTCAAACTCTTATATAAAACTTGGAAATGCTGAAACTACTCAGAAGTAAATACAGTAACAAGAGACCATGAGATAATATTTCAGGTCGATGACCTTTTATCCTTTTGCATTCTTCATAGTTTAAACAAATGAGAGGACATCTTATGGGAAGCTTAAGTGCTTAAAGGTCTTGGCAGGCTAAATGTAGAGAAAATATTTCCCATGACCGAGGAGACCAGGGCATAGCTGAGAATAAGGCAGAGGCTGTTTAGGATATACTTAGGGGAAATTTCTTCATTTAGAGGGCAGCAAACAATAGAATTTTCCACGTTGGATGGACATGGAAGCTGTTATGCTCATTTAAAGCCTGGGCAATATGGAaagcaaggaatatggggagagtgGTGAATTATGGTGTTGAGGCATGATCTTGATGAACACAGagcaggttcgaagggctgaacagTTGGCAAATTGTAGTAGGTCCAGGTTCttgctgaggtaggagttgatatgtgccATTACCAGCCTCACTGAATAATctcaaggtggagattgatacatACTTACAATATAATGGAGTCAAAAATAATATTGGAGTGGGGGCTACAGAGTGAGAGAGTTTTATCGAGGCCAAATCGATCAGGCATAATCTTACTGAACTGTGGAGCAGATCGAGGCATTGAGTGGCCAGGTCCTGCTCCAGAATAATGAAGTTAATTGGTAGTTTTACTTTAGAACAAATATCAAGGCACAAAGTGGACACAGTCCTTCAAGAAAATAATGCATGGAAAGACCAGTTAGATTGACTTTATGTTAATCAGAGCACAGAAGTTTTAAGGAATTCTGACAGAGGTGTTCACAattaatgtggagagataaagcaatTTACAGTGATCAGTGAATTTGTAAAAAGGAATGCATAGCGTGAGAGCATTTCAATGCCGAGAATAAATAATTTATGCAAGCAGCAAAATTCATAATTAACTTCTTGTTTAAAAAACAGAAGGGAATAAATATTTAGAAACTAAATAACAAAATGGCTGGACATAAGCAAGTTAGGGTAAGACACCAGCTCTAAAACAGCAGCACTGACATAATCTGTGAAGTCTCCTACAATTCAATTAACTTATTCTTAAGGAACAATTGGAAAAGGTAATGTGAGGCCTTCAGTAAAAGGTATCCAGGAGGTGTTGAAGTTATGGATTTTAAAGATTGGGCTTAATTTGCTGTGTACCCAAACCCCCAAACCAGGATTTTTCACTGTCTGTCAGGTACTTGAATGTCACAAACACCCAAAAAGGCCAACAAGCTTTATAAAAGATGCAGAATTAGTAAACTGAAAAGAGGATCAAGATAAAAATCAAATGGTCCGTTTACACGATGATTTATACTGGTCACAGGCCAGATCTTgttaaaatactttaaaatatgaaATTGAGAATATAATTTAAACCTAGTTTAAGATGTGAAGATATGGTAGGAAGGTGAAGGAAAGTAGGAAAGTGAAATACAAGAATATCCAAATTTGAAAACTAAATGGTCTTGATGTATTCATATTTCAAAttaaataatcaaattttattgTACAACATAGACTTAAAACCTTTAGAAACTATTATTAGTTTCTTGTAAACATCACATTAAATAGGAACAACATTACATGCTGTGTAATGACACGCAGTGTTAGCACTACAAAGTCACATTAGTAATAACAGCAACCAATGAAGAATATTCTGTACTTTATCAAAAACCTTGAAGGACTATTCAAGGAACAGAGTTTTTAAGAACACAAACATCTTGCACTCACTATTAATAAGATTGTTACTCAATCATTAAATTATCACGAAAGCAAGCAATGGTAAAGTATATCTGTCAGAATTTCAGGTGTTTTTAACAAGTCCTGCCTGGGAAAAGTCTATCTTCAAAATTCAGTATGGCTTTAAATGTAATTAACATTACCAACTGgttgaacatagaaaatataaGGAGGAGGTATCTGATGCAGTATACACACATTGGTATAAACAAAGGGCTCTTCAGCAGCAAGACGGCACATTGTGCAGTAGTTATGTTTCAGAGATTACACTATTCTTAAAACCATTTTGTTCAAAGCTGATCTCTAACCTTTGGCTACAATAGAAATAAAACAGACCCGCAACAAAATCAATTTGACTAATGAAATTAGCTCCCAGTTGAATGATTTCAGCAATAAAAGCCTGAGCTGTCAACCCAAATTCCTCAAGACCTTTTGACTCCCATTAAATACAATTTACAGATAATAATGAAGTACTAAGATGCAACTGCCAAATTTCTGTTCCAATGACAAATTCCTTTCAAATTAATGCCTTTCTGATTGATCAAAGTATTCCCAATTGCATTAATGAGGAGATATTGTATGGTATTTGATGTTTTCCCACCATCAAAGCTATCTTCTTTTACATCACTGAAAAATCTTGGAGAAGCCTTTCCAAATAAATCAAACCACTGAATATACATGATTCTCTGAATGTTTCTTTGGAGGAAAGCAACAAAGTGCTCCTGAGCAGCAAGATGGCATATTGTGGGTAGTTATGTTTCAGAGATCACCCTCTGTTCTTAAATGCACTTTGTTCAAAGCCAATCTCTAACATTTTGGCTACAATCGAAATACAACAGACCAGCAACAATAAACACATTCATTCTCAAATGTTGTGTGTCAATAATCTCAGATATTTGATTTGACTGCTGGGTTAATAAACCCAGTGTTAAAATTTCTTACAGAGCCACATAATGAAAGTGGATCTGAAATGTAGAATTAAAAGGATTTGCAAGGCG of Rhinoraja longicauda isolate Sanriku21f unplaced genomic scaffold, sRhiLon1.1 Scf000950, whole genome shotgun sequence contains these proteins:
- the LOC144591375 gene encoding E3 ubiquitin-protein ligase MARCHF3-like translates to MTTNHHTRLPDVLPDCTGLVPSVKSVEDSAGVVNGQPQYVMQVSAKDRKLLSKTVVKTPNTHSTFNDWPMCRICHEGSNQEDLLSPCECTGTLGTIHRSCLERWLSSSNTSYCELCHFKFSVEQKPRPLVEWLRNPGPLHEKRTLFGDMVCFLFITPLATISGWLCLRGAVDHLHFSSRLEAIGLIALTVALFTIYLFWTLVSFRYHCRLYKEWCRTNQRVILLIPKSSDALSTQQLLLGLHPLKRNSKETIV